A window of Zalophus californianus isolate mZalCal1 chromosome 17, mZalCal1.pri.v2, whole genome shotgun sequence genomic DNA:
agagagaatcccaaacaggctccctgctgagtgcagagcccaacgtggggatcAATCCcacgatccatgagatcatgacctgaggtgaaaccacgagtcagatgcttaactgactgaagccacccaggtgccctgagtacTGGGTTTCTTCATTGGGCACCTGGGCGGTGATGGGGGGCCTCACAAAGCTGAGGAAGCTGAgtgtctctgtgtttgtgtgcgtgtgtgtgtgagagagagggagagaaacacggggcgagagaaagagagacggGGGCTTTAGGAGTGAGGAAGTCTTCTGAGACTGGAGTGCACATGAGATAGATGTTGAGGGGGAAACTGGTCAGCCTGAAGCATTGCTAGACCTCATGTGGAGTGGGCATATGGGTGGAGAGGTAAGTGTACCTGGGCTTCATATGAGGAGAAAGGAGGGTTCTGACTGCTGATGGGACAGTTGGTGCAATATGGAAGGGAGAAAGGGCTGAGAGTGTGTGACGTCCTCACATAGGCAGGTGGCTGAGGATGAAGCAAGAAGCCGGGCTTTCAAAGCAGGGCTTGGGGCTGGACCTGGCGCTAGGGGCCTTTGGGACTTCTGGTGtccaggggcagggccagggctgaATTGGATCCTCGATGTATTTGCCTGTTTGGACGTGAAGGAAATGCCAGTGGTATGGGCCGGGGGTGTCTGTGGAGTTGTCACTGTGGAGGAGTCAGAGTTGTGAGGGGCGTGAGTCCGACGACCAATATGCAGGTGAGGTGGAGTGTGAATGGTTGGCTCTGGGTGCTTTAGGGCGAGGGACAAGTCTGAGTTTGACTTGAGGGTCTGAGTCTTACCTCTCAGACAAGACCCGGGGGACCCCGGGGAAACTGgctggctggagggaggggagcccTGCATTGCCAGGCCCACAGCCTAGATGATGTCCTTCACTACTCATGTCTTAGCTGGGTTCCGGACACAGTGATCAGTGGGAATGAGGCGAGAGCGGGCACCAGTGCCACCAGCAGCTGGGGACTCTTCCCCACTGGGAAGTTAGGGAGGAGGACGAGCAGGGACGGACGTGTGCGGGGAAGGACCACGGCCTGGCGAGAGCAGTGCGTCAGGTACTGGCACCCACAGGATTCTAATTTATGGAGGTGGGTGAGTGATGACGTGGAGAGACCAATGACACTAAAAGAaggtttttattctgtttcttgagGGGCAGGAGCACACCGTGTAACACAGGGCCACACGGGAAGCACCAGTTTTGGTCAGGAGGCATAAACGCCAGCAAAGGGACTCCTTAGGTCAGAACCTTTCTGGAACTTTCTGGGAGAAATGCTAGAAGGGTAGGGTGAAAAGCTTACTGATGgctattttctataaattttctgTACCTTTTCTATAATTTTCGGGGTAGAAGGGGTGTCCCtggttgtctggtacctggccctggtTGATATAGGGCAGGGGAAGTGTTGACTTGGTGTGTGAGTTAGTGAAGGAGGTGATTTCAGTTTGGGCCCCAGATTGCAAGGGAGATATAGAAACACATTTGGCTGTTCGTTTAGCCCTGTAATTAATGGATGGCAAATAGATAATTAGAGAATCCACGAGACACAGTTAACACAAGAAGCTACTCATGAACCAAATGTTCCAACTTTGGCAGAGCCATGTGGTCTTTGAGGACGTGGCCATATATTTCTCCCAGGAAGAGTGGGGCCTCCTTGATGAAGCTCAGCGATTTCTGTACCATGctgtgatgctggagaactttGCGCTTCTGTCCTCCCTAGGTAAGGCCCGTACACCCCCCGCCCCAtgtcctgggctgggctctgttcTTCCTCTTTGGTCCAGGGGCAGCTCTGTCCTTTCCACAACAAGACCGTGGGTACTACTTCCTTCCCAAGTTTCCCGGCATATACGTTACTGGTGCCAGGACTGGGCCATTCGCACTGCACCCACTCTCCCCACGCGGTCCCATCCCTGCTACTCCGAGCACTTGCAAGATCGGGCTCAGAGATCAGAGATGTTGAAGTTTGTCTGAGAGATCCCTCAGACCTGTCTTGTCCCTGGTTGGGTCACTTAGTCTAGGTGCGTGGAACCATGGTGCCCCAggctttcccccttcctcttgcTGACATTTCTTGGGTCCTGCCTGTGCCAGGAATTTCAGGCACCAACCTAATTACTAATTTGGGGGAACACTGGGTTGTTTCTACAGTCTCTCCTATGAAGTTCTTGTAGTTTTAAGATGTTGGATATCCTGTGTTGGGTTACTCTGGGTGCACGCTGGCCatgcctcttcctttctttcttctaggACTGGCCTGTCTCAGGTGCCACATCAGTGCTCATCTCGAGCAGTGGGGAGGACCCCGGGTACCTAATAGGTGGACATTACTGTGTCAGTGGCAAGAGACACTCAAAAGTACACAGCCCtggtgggaaggagcaggggaagggtgtGTGTTGGAGCTGGGAACCTGTCCTTTGTCCACCATTGTGTGATGCCAGGGCCAGGGGTCACACCTCATTTCTaccttttcttctccattttcgTGTCTACGCTAAATCGAATCCCCTTTCCACCAGAATCCAACGCCTGTTGGCCTTCACCGTGATTCTGTTTCATTGCTCCCTTTGCCAGGCTCGCCAGCATCTGAGCTATAGTTAGGATATTGTGAGGTCTGCGTGTATCCCAGTTCTTGAGTTGCAGTATCTCCGTGTGGTTAGGTATTTCTAGGTCTGTTTACGGTTTTCTGCACCATGTTCACGAGTCACCAGCAGCCATAGCCGTTTGCACAGGAGTGACTTGAAAACCCTGTCTCTTCTCCCTGCATAGCACCTGCTTTGTTTTAAGTGTTTGtgccccaccaccccaccaccaatTCTTTGTTGCCaacttcatgcccagtgtggtgGTATTAGGAGATGGCGCCTTTGCagggtgcttaggtcatgagggcagagctcccatgaatgggattagtgctgtTGTAAAGGAGAGCCACAGAGCCCCCTAGCCCCTTCCgctgtgtgaggacacagtgagaagttgGCAGCCTGGGAGGGGCCCTCACccgaccatgctggcaccctgatctcggaATTCCAGCCCACGACcgcaagaaataaatttctgtcatttataagccacccagtctgtggtattttgttgtggcaaCCCAGATGGACTAAGATAGGACCCCTCCCTTATGTCCTTGCCCGGAGTCAGGACTCTCCTGTCACGGGAGCTTGCCAGGCTGAGCTCTGCACAGCAGGCCTTCCTCTCACTGTCTCGAGTCCCCCTCGCCCATCAGCAGTTACGTGACCTCGTCCATGAGTGTGTCTGGCACACATTCCCGATGGGGCCGCCTCCTCCCAACAAAGTCAGCAGGCACTTTACCGGCATTTCTCTGCTTACAGGTTGCTGGCATGGAGCCCAGGATGAGGAGGCCCCTTCAGAGCAAGATGTTTCTGTAGGAGGGTCACAGGTCAGGACTCCAAAGCCAGGCCCATCCATCCAGAAGTCCCAGCCCTGGGAGATGTGCGGCCCAGTCTGGAAAGACATTTTGCGCTCGGCTGAGCATGATGGAATGTACCCTGATCAAGAGCTATCCATTTGTGGGGCAAACCTGCACCAGCACCAAAAGGAGCAGATTGGAGACAGCTTTTCCAGAAGGGATGAGGGGAGTCCTTCCTTTGCTGTGAATGACAGTGTTCACATGGCAGAGAGTAGCTTCACATGCAGCAGAGGTGGGAAGGACTTCCCAGCCAGTGCAGGCTTTCTCGAGCACCTGGCCCCTCATGGTGCTTTGAAGTCACACAGGGACACTGAGTGTGGGGAGGCCTTTGAAACTGGACGAAAGGATTACAAGTGCActcagtgtgggaaagccttcagccaAAAACAGGTACTTGTTGAGCACCAGAAAATCCACACTGGAGTAAGACCTTACGAATGCAGCAAATGTAGGATGGCCTTCATTAAAAAGTTTCACCTTGTTCAGCACCAGAaaattcacactggagaaaggcctttTAAGtgcaatgaatgtgggaaattctTTAGGTACAATTCCACACTCACTAGTCACCAGAGAGTTCACACTGGATTAAGCCCTTATGAGTGTAGCAAATGTGGGGAGTTCTTTAAGTACAATGCCAACTTCATGAAACATCAGAGAATCCACAatggagaaaggccttatgaatGCAGAGAATGTGGAAAATTCTTTAGGTACAACTATCGTCTGATACGACACGAGAGAGTTCAtactggagaaaggccttatgaatgcagtgaatgtgggaaatttTTCAGGTACAGCTCCACATTCATTAGACATCAGAGAGTTCACACTGCAGAAAAGCCTTATGAGTGCAATGAATGTGGAAAATTTTTTAGGTACAATTCCACACTCATTAAACATcagagagttcacactggagaaaggccttatgagtgcagtgaatgtgggaaattctTTAGGTACACCTCTACACTTATTAGACATCAaagagttcacactggagaaagacCTTATGAGTGCAGCTTATGTGGGGAATTCTTTAGGTACAAGTCGAAGCTCATTAAACATTGGCAGAATCACACTGGAGAGAGGCCTTATGAGTGCAGCGAATGTGGGAAATCCTTTAGGTACCACTGCAGACTCATTAGACATAagagagttcacactggagaaaggccttatgagtgcagtGTCTGTGGGAAGTTCTTTCGGTATAATTCCAACCTTATTAAACATTGGAGAAATCACACTGGAGAGAGGCCTTATGAGTGCAgcgaatgtgggaaagcctttagcCACAAACATATACTTGTTGAACATCAGAAAAtccacactggagaaaggccCTATGAGTGCAGCAAATGTCAGAAGGCCTTCATTAGAAAGTCCCACCTCGTTCATCACCAGAAAATCCACAATGAAAACAGGTCTATGAGCACCATAAATGTGGGGAAATCTTGAGATACAACTCCAAGCCATTGACAAGAGAATTACACTGGCAAAGAAACTTATGAGTGCAGAGAATATGGTGAAGCCTTCAGGTACCACTCTAAGCTCATTACACTGGAGAAGCACCTTATGAGAACAGGAAATGTGCAAAATTGTTCTGGGACGGCTCGCCATTCATTAGACATGAAGAGGTCACCGGAGGAAGGCCTTCTGAGTGCAGTCCATGTGAGGTCTTAGGTGCAACTCCAGCCCCATTACACATCAGAGAATTCACGATGGTAAAAGACCTTATTTGTGCAACAAATACGGGCATTTGTTCGTCTAAAACTCTAACCTTGTTCAGTACCAAAAAGTTCACACCACGCCAGAGAGTACTGTAGAGGGGGAAAGACTTCAGCCAAATATCTGCTCTTATTTGTCACTGGGAActactttattttacatttatgttgtGGCAAAGTACATGTAGCACAGTTTACCCTGTCTTTGAATTGTagtttaatagtttaaaaaattcacatatttatgGAACTAATTCCCAGAATTCCTTTCATCTGGCAAAACTGAAACTATACTCATGAAACAGCTCCTCCTACCCCTTCCCTACCACACCTGGCAACTATGGTTTTATACcccatctctatgaatttgactactctgggtCTATacatgagtggaatcatacagtatttgtcttttttgtgactggattgttttgcttagcatgattTCTCCATTTGTCAGCATTTTCTTCTCCGagcatttccttctgttttgagAAGGAATCAGAGTTGACATACctaagagagagggaagggtgtTGATGGAGTCAATTCAGCTTTGCCGGTGGTGATGGAGTCAATTCAGCTTTGCCAGATGTTATATTATTTCTAGAGGAAGAGGAGATCCAGATTTTTATATGGAATCTTTATttcttaacagctttattgaggtattgACATAAACTGCATTTATTAaaagtgtaaaatatattttcatatatgtgtgCACAATGGGAGCATCACCAGAGTCTTGATAATGAATAATCCATAGGCCCTGtagtttccatctctctctcccagcccTTCCTAACTTGCCATCCCCAGGTGGACACtctagtttgcattttctagaatttcatataaagggAATCCTACAGTTACTCTTGTATAGCTGTTTTCACTGAATGCGTAAATGTATTTTTAGTATTATCCATGTAGTGTGTGCAAAAGCATGGCATCAAATAACAAGGCTCTGTGTTACGTATTAGAGCTGCATTGTCTATAAACAACAAAGGTGCTAATCAATGAGCGAAAGAGTTGTTTAGAATGGGAAAGTGAagtttaaataaagtaaatataagtTCAGTTTCATATGAATTCATTATCAATAAAAGTTTTTGAACTATCTGGACCACCTTTCTAGAAAATtcttgtttgactttttttttcctagtagtGTTTTTAGGCTATGTCTTTGTGTCATAAAAATTcttaggacatttaaaaaaatatgtgttattaTGTAAAATTCACACAAAGTGTAccatcttgttatttttaaatgttcggTTCCGTGGTATAttaggttctccagagaagcaacCATCAgggtgtgtggggcgggggggataTGTGTTTTAAAGAATTAGCTAAATTTGTGATTGCGGGCAAGTTGAAAATCTGCAGAGTAGGCCAACAGGCTGGGGAATCAAGGAAGTGTTGTAGTTCAGGCCCAATGGCAGTCTGCTGGTAGGATTTCTTCTTGCTTGAGGTCATCTTTTCATCATGTAATCTTCAAACCAGGTGGCTTAttgagaaatttgaaatttagAAAGGGAAGCAACAAGCATTATAGAataggaaatggaaagaaaacagtcTGAGAGTGAGACATGGGAAACAATTCCCGACTCCACTCTCTGATTGCATTTTTCAAATCTCAACATgcacaaaatatttaatgaaaaaattatctaaatttatatttacatttaacacTTTGTttcatgaatcactaaattctacacctgaaagcaattttaccatatatgttaactagaatttaaataaattgaaataaaactttcatcaaatttttaagatttgagtgagaagatacttaaaatatctaaataagcCTAGTTTTAGATAATTATAGACATGCACATTCTAAATTCCTAGTAAGAAACAAGTCAAAGATGAACAAACTATGAGAAGACAGggacttttgttttctgttctagCATGTAAGAAGCTGGAAGTTGCCATTCCATCCTGACAAGTAAgctgaaaataatggaaaatcaACTCTTCTTAAGACAAGTGAGGTGGCAGGACAAACCGCTGTTCCCCAAATTAGTCAAACGGGAACAGAGAATGAAGGAAACCCAGGAGCTGACCCTCCTCCACAAACCCCAGTGCTATGGTAGGAGAACATAAATCATACTTTTGGGAATTTGAAATACATCAGAACATTCTGTTCT
This region includes:
- the LOC113935748 gene encoding zinc finger protein 548-like isoform X1, with the protein product MESAGRGVVSAAEAAARRLRPRPVAGRSPPRSSHGSEAEAAPMKPAQGPTEVAELLMAPVQSHVVFEDVAIYFSQEEWGLLDEAQRFLYHAVMLENFALLSSLGCWHGAQDEEAPSEQDVSVGGSQVRTPKPGPSIQKSQPWEMCGPVWKDILRSAEHDGMYPDQELSICGANLHQHQKEQIGDSFSRRDEGSPSFAVNDSVHMAESSFTCSRGGKDFPASAGFLEHLAPHGALKSHRDTECGEAFETGRKDYKCTQCGKAFSQKQVLVEHQKIHTGVRPYECSKCRMAFIKKFHLVQHQKIHTGERPFKCNECGKFFRYNSTLTSHQRVHTGLSPYECSKCGEFFKYNANFMKHQRIHNGERPYECRECGKFFRYNYRLIRHERVHTGERPYECSECGKFFRYSSTFIRHQRVHTAEKPYECNECGKFFRYNSTLIKHQRVHTGERPYECSECGKFFRYTSTLIRHQRVHTGERPYECSLCGEFFRYKSKLIKHWQNHTGERPYECSECGKSFRYHCRLIRHKRVHTGERPYECSVCGKFFRYNSNLIKHWRNHTGERPYECSECGKAFSHKHILVEHQKIHTGERPYECSKCQKAFIRKSHLVHHQKIHNENRSMSTINVGKS
- the LOC113935748 gene encoding zinc finger protein 548-like isoform X2 — protein: MRTEVPTEVHGKRGERRSLRRRGGCEAPSSPPGGRPLPAPLFPRLGGGGRAHEAGSGCWHGAQDEEAPSEQDVSVGGSQVRTPKPGPSIQKSQPWEMCGPVWKDILRSAEHDGMYPDQELSICGANLHQHQKEQIGDSFSRRDEGSPSFAVNDSVHMAESSFTCSRGGKDFPASAGFLEHLAPHGALKSHRDTECGEAFETGRKDYKCTQCGKAFSQKQVLVEHQKIHTGVRPYECSKCRMAFIKKFHLVQHQKIHTGERPFKCNECGKFFRYNSTLTSHQRVHTGLSPYECSKCGEFFKYNANFMKHQRIHNGERPYECRECGKFFRYNYRLIRHERVHTGERPYECSECGKFFRYSSTFIRHQRVHTAEKPYECNECGKFFRYNSTLIKHQRVHTGERPYECSECGKFFRYTSTLIRHQRVHTGERPYECSLCGEFFRYKSKLIKHWQNHTGERPYECSECGKSFRYHCRLIRHKRVHTGERPYECSVCGKFFRYNSNLIKHWRNHTGERPYECSECGKAFSHKHILVEHQKIHTGERPYECSKCQKAFIRKSHLVHHQKIHNENRSMSTINVGKS